Genomic segment of Thermodesulfobacteriota bacterium:
ATAATGACATAGACCTGTGCTTGAAGATAAGAGAAAAGGGATACCTGGTGGTTTTCACCCCCCATGCCGAACTCTATCATTATGAGCACAAGACGCGAGGGCAGTATGATACTCCGGAAAAACTAAAAATATATGAGAGGGAGTTGGAACACTTCCGCAATAAATGGGGTTACGTTCTAAAAAACGGAGACCCTTATTACAATCCAAACTTGACCCTTGAAAGGGAAGATTTTTCAGTAGGGGTCTGAAGGAGAAGACGAATGGCAAAGAAAGCGCTAATAACGGGCATGCGGGGGCAGGACGGTGCGTACCTGGCGAAGCTGCTCCTTGAAAAGGGCTACGAAGTATACGGGGCGGACAGGAGGAGCGCCAACGCCGACCCCTGGAGGCTCAGGGAACTAGGCATAGAAGGCGAAGTTCGGACCATGCATATAGACCTGCTGGAGTTTACGAACATAATGAACAGCGTAAAGTCCCTGCAACCCGACGAGATTTACAACCTGGCGGCCCAGAGCTTCGTCAAGGCGTCCTTCGAGCAGCCTTCCGTGACGACGGAGATAAACGCGGTGGGCACGTTGAGAATGCTCGAGACGGTCAAGAACTTCGCCCCTCATGCCAGATTTTACCAGGCCTCGTCCTCCGAAATGTTCGGCAAGGTCCGGGCCGTGCCCCAGGACGAAACCACCCCGTTTTACCCGAGGAGCCCCTACGCGACCTCAAAACTCTTTGCCCACTGGACGACCGTAAACTACAGGGAGGCGTACGGCTTGTTCTGCTGCTCGGGCATACTCTTCAACCACGAGTCCCCTTTAAGGGGAATAGAGTTCGTTACGCGCAAGATAACGGACGCTGTGGCAAGGATCAAGAACGGAATGCAGGAGGGTCTCGTCCTGGGCAACCTCGACGCCAGGAGGGACTGGGGGTACGCCGGGGAGTACGTGGAGGCCATGTGGCTTATGCTGCAGCGGGAAAAGCCCGATGACTACGTGGTCGCAACGGGCGAGACGCACAGCGTGAGGGAGTTCGTAGAATTCGCGTTCAAGACGGTGGGGATCGGTATCGCATGGGAAGGCGACGGGGCCGAGACCACCGGCATGGACCGGAAGACCGGCAAGCCGCTCGTTAGCGTATCCCCTGAATTCTACCGGCCCGCGGAGGTCGACCTGCTTTGCGGCAATCCGGAAAAGGCCGCAAAAGAACTGGGCTGGGAAGCCA
This window contains:
- a CDS encoding glycosyltransferase family 2 protein gives rise to the protein NDIDLCLKIREKGYLVVFTPHAELYHYEHKTRGQYDTPEKLKIYERELEHFRNKWGYVLKNGDPYYNPNLTLEREDFSVGV
- the gmd gene encoding GDP-mannose 4,6-dehydratase, producing MAKKALITGMRGQDGAYLAKLLLEKGYEVYGADRRSANADPWRLRELGIEGEVRTMHIDLLEFTNIMNSVKSLQPDEIYNLAAQSFVKASFEQPSVTTEINAVGTLRMLETVKNFAPHARFYQASSSEMFGKVRAVPQDETTPFYPRSPYATSKLFAHWTTVNYREAYGLFCCSGILFNHESPLRGIEFVTRKITDAVARIKNGMQEGLVLGNLDARRDWGYAGEYVEAMWLMLQREKPDDYVVATGETHSVREFVEFAFKTVGIGIAWEGDGAETTGMDRKTGKPLVSVSPEFYRPAEVDLLCGNPEKAAKELGWEARTGFEELVRMMVEADLRRVERDR